In Lachancea thermotolerans CBS 6340 chromosome H complete sequence, a single genomic region encodes these proteins:
- the IDP3 gene encoding isocitrate dehydrogenase (NADP(+)) IDP3 (highly similar to uniprot|P41939 Saccharomyces cerevisiae YLR174W IDP2 Cytosolic NADP-specific isocitrate dehydrogenase catalyzes oxidation of isocitrate to alpha-ketoglutarate levels are elevated during growth on non-fermentable carbon sources and reduced during growth on glucose), translated as MAKIRVANPIVEMDGDEQTRIIWHLIREKLIMPFLDIDLKYYDLSIQNRDATDDEVTAASARATLKYGVAVKCATVTPDEARVREFGLKRMWASPNGTIRNILGGTVFREPIVIPRIPRLVPGWQRPIIIGRHAFGDQYKATDVAIEGAGELRLVFRSRDGDQAKDLDLQVYEFPESGGVALAMYNTTESIRGFARASFELALQRKMPLYSTTKNTILKRYDGRFKDEFEAMYEAEYRERFERAGIWYEHRLIDDMVAQMLKSAGGFVIAMKNYDGDVQSDIVAQGFGSLGLMTSVLVTPDGRAFESEAAHGTVTRHFRLHQQGKETSTNSIASIFAWTRGLLQRGRLDGTPEVEGFARALETATVATVNEDGIMTKDLALMLGRTDRASYVTTEDFIDAVEQRLIRSLKEDR; from the coding sequence ATGGCCAAAATTCGGGTCGCTAATCCCATCGTGGAGATGGACGGCGACGAGCAAACGCGCATCATCTGGCACCTTATCCGCGAGAAGCTGATCATGCCTTTCCTGGACATAGATCTCAAGTACTACGACCTCTCAATTCAGAATCGTGACGCGACTGACGACGAGGTAACGGCAGCGTCTGCGCGGGCAACGCTGAAGTACGGGGTCGCGGTCAAGTGCGCGACTGTGACGCCCGATGAAGCGCGCGTGCGGGAGTTCGGGCTCAAGCGTATGTGGGCGTCGCCCAACGGCACGATCCGCAACATTCTCGGGGGCACGGTGTTCCGCGAGCCCATTGTGATCCCCCGGATCCCGCGGCTGGTGCCCGGGTGGCAGCGGCCCATCATCATCGGACGGCACGCGTTCGGGGACCAGTACAAGGCCACGGACGTGGCAATTGAGGGCGCAGGCGAGCTGCGGCTGGTTTTTCGGTCGCGGGATGGGGACCAGGCCAAGGACCTGGACCTGCAGGTGTACGAATTCCCCGAGTCCGGCGGCGTGGCGCTCGCGATGTACAACACTACGGAGTCGATTCGCGGGTTTGCGCGGGCTAGCTTCGAGCTGGCGCTGCAGCGCAAGATGCCGCTGTACTCGACGACCAAAAACACCATACTTAAGCGGTATGACGGGCGTTTCAAGGACGAGTTCGAGGCGATGTACGAGGCCGAGTACCGCGAGCGCTTCGAGCGCGCTGGGATCTGGTACGAACACCGACTGATTGATGACATGGTCGCACAGATGCTCAAGTCTGCTGGCGGGTTCGTGATCGCGATGAAGAATTACGACGGCGACGTACAGTCGGACATCGTGGCACAGGGCTTTGGCTCGCTCGGCCTCATGACCTCCGTGCTTGTGACGCCCGACGGACGTGCCTTTGAAAGCGAGGCTGCCCACGGTACAGTCACCCGCCACTTTCGATTACACCAGCAGGGCAAAGAGACCTCGACCAACTCGATAGCGTCTATCTTCGCGTGGACACGCGGCCTGCTCCAACGCGGCCGCCTCGACGGCACGCCTGAAGTTGAAGGCTTCGCGCGGGCACTTGAGACCGCCACGGTCGCCACCGTGAACGAGGACGGCATCATGACCAAGGATCTCGCGCTAATGCTGGGCCGCACCGACCGCGCTAGCTACGTGACCACAGAGGACTTCATCGACGCGGTCGAGCAGCGTCTTATACGTAGCCTTAAAGAGGACCGCTAG
- the SSP120 gene encoding nucleobindin SSP120 (similar to uniprot|P39931 Saccharomyces cerevisiae YLR250W SSP120 Protein of unknown function green fluorescent protein (GFP)-fusion protein localizes to the cytoplasm in a punctate pattern) gives MRLWYILSALALPAFGVPLKNDGSEINEEVERKPNDLSWEQWHMQREHQMETYEPETFFTLHDIGNKGYFDRQDILTMYGLNRDEVVGSGDGMGKHDNSEQIDQETSDRVFQLVMELLDVDDDSKIEKQEYLDFAKRGGQLPDLGVGVGHHSDFELEYELHHWNKYHMDKDPDVKVVHKEDVAHDLLHHEHKMEHEDQVQQGASRVTVVTDDELEARIKLENIPQKFKNGF, from the coding sequence ATGAGGCTTTGGTATATCTTGAGCGCTCTTGCCTTGCCAGCTTTCGGTGTGCCGCTGAAGAACGATGGTTCAGAGAtaaatgaagaagtcgaAAGAAAGCCCAATGATCTTTCGTGGGAACAATGGCACATGCAGCGTGAACACCAAATGGAAACGTATGAGCCAGAGACGTTCTTCACTCTACATGATATAGGAAATAAGGGTTACTTCGATAGACAGGACATTTTGACCATGTATGGTTTAAACCGTGACGAAGTTGTGGGTAGCGGCGATGGAATGGGAAAGCATGATAATTCAGAGCAGATCGATCAAGAAACTTCAGACCGAGTATTTCAATTGGTAATGGAATtgcttgatgttgacgaTGACAGCAAAATTGAGAAGCAGGAATATCTAGATTTTGCAAAGAGAGGAGGACAGCTTCCTGACCTCGGTGTTGGGGTTGGTCATCATTCCgactttgaacttgaatatGAACTACATCACTGGAACAAGTACCATATGGACAAGGATCCTGATGTGAAGGTAGTTCATAAAGAAGACGTGGCTCATGACCTTTTACACCACGAACACAAAATGGAGCACGAAGATCAAGTGCAACAGGGCGCTTCAAGAGTGACGGTAGTCACTGACGATGAACTTGAGGCCAGAATTAAACTGGAAAACAttcctcaaaagttcaagaacggCTTTTAA
- the PYP1 gene encoding putative phosphoric monoester hydrolase (highly similar to uniprot|P53981 Saccharomyces cerevisiae YNL010W Hypothetical ORF) produces MVKAVIFTDFDGTVTWQDSNDFLTDNKGFGKVEREKVFEGVLDGSKSFRDGFWEMLESVKTPFPECVKLLEQNIDLDPGFKDTYEWAQENGVPIVVISSGMRPLIRALLERLVGPEAIKNIEIVSNEVEIDDDGQWRIVYKDETPFGHDKSRSIKAYKKKFEADGEHPTYFYCGDGVSDLSAAKECDLLFAKRGKDLVTYCKRQDVPFHEFDTYEDILKSMKQVLAGEKTVKELMQN; encoded by the coding sequence ATGGTTAAGGCAGTTATCTTCACCGACTTCGACGGCACAGTGACATGGCAAGATTCGAACGATTTCCTGACGGACAACAAGGGCTTCGGTAAGGTCGAGAGAGAAAAGGTATTCGAAGGCGTGCTGGATGGCAGCAAGTCATTCCGCGACGGATTCTGGGAGATGCTGGAGTCGGTCAAGACCCCTTTCCCAGAGTGCGTGAAGCTACTGGAGCAAAACATCGACTTGGACCCTGGATTCAAGGACACCTACGAGTGGGCGCAGGAAAACGGCGTTCCAATTGTGGTCATATCAAGTGGTATGCGCCCACTGATCCGCGCGCTGTTGGAGCGCCTGGTGGGCCCTGAGGCCATTAAGAACATCGAGATTGTGTCGAACGAGGTCGAAATCGACGACGACGGGCAATGGCGCATTGTGTACAAGGACGAGACGCCTTTCGGCCACGACAAGTCCCGCAGCATCAAGGCctacaagaagaagttcgaGGCTGACGGCGAGCACCCCACCTACTTCTACTGCGGTGACGGTGTGTCCGACCTGAGCGCGGCGAAGGAATGCGACCTGCTGTTCGCGAAGCGCGGCAAGGACTTGGTCACCTACTGCAAACGTCAGGACGTGCCTTTCCATGAGTTTGACACCTACGAGGACATCCTGAAGAGCATGAAGCAGGTGCTCGCGGGCGAGAAGACCGTGAAGGAGCTCATGCAGAACTGA
- the CBF5 gene encoding pseudouridine synthase CBF5 (highly similar to uniprot|P33322 Saccharomyces cerevisiae YLR175W CBF5 Component of box H/ACA small nucleolar ribonucleoprotein particles (snoRNPs) probable rRNA pseudouridine synthase binds to snoRNP Nop10p and also interacts with ribosomal biogenesis protein Nop53p), whose translation MSEEYLIKPENVAPTTDASEWPLLLKNYDKLLVRSGHYTPIPTGSSPHKRDLKSYISSGVINLDKPSNPSSHEVVAWIKRILRCEKTGHSGTLDPKVTGCLIVCVDRATRLVKSQQGAGKEYVCIVRLHDALKDEKDLGRGLENLTGALFQRPPLISAVKRQLRVRTIYDSNLIEFDTNRNLGVFWASCEAGTYMRTLCVHLGMLLGVGGHMQELRRVRSGALSENDNLVTLHDVMDAQWVYDNTRDESYLRKIIQPLETLLLGYKRIVVKDSAVNAVCYGAKLMIPGLLRYEEGIELYDEVVLMTTKGEAIAIAIAQMSTVDLATCDHGVVAKVKRCIMERDLYPRRWGLGPVAQKKKQMKADGKLDKYGRVNEQTPEDWKKSYVSHEGDQPAAQVSSTVTESVSATSDSAPVQEMVKEVKVETIVKESEDDEDKEESGKKEKKDKKDKKEKKEKKEKKEKKDKKRKAEGEESADKKKKKSKK comes from the coding sequence ATGTCTGAAGAGTACTTAATCAAGCCTGAGAACGTGGCACCTACCACTGATGCGAGCGAGTGgcctctgctgctgaaaaattaCGACAAGCTGTTGGTAAGAAGCGGCCACTACACTCCAATTCCTACCGGCTCTTCTCCACACAAGAGAGACTTGAAGTCGTACATCAGCTCCGGTGTGATTAACCTGGACAAACCTTCCAATCCTTCCTCTCACGAGGTTGTTGCTTGGATCAAGCGTATCTTGCGTTGCGAGAAGACTGGTCACTCTGGTACCTTGGACCCTAAGGTTACTGGTTGTCTTATCGTGTGTGTCGACAGGGCCACCAGACTGGTGAAGTCGCAGCAGGGTGCTGGTAAGGAGTATGTTTGTATCGTGAGATTGCACGATGCTTTGAAGGATGAAAAGGACCTTGGTAGAGGTCTCGAGAACCTGACTGGTGCTCTTTTCCAGAGACCACCTTTGATTTCTGCTGTCAAGCGTCAGTTGCGTGTGCGTACCATTTACGACTCTAACTTGATTGAGTTTGACACCAACAGAAACCTTGGTGTGTTCTGGGCCTCCTGTGAGGCCGGTACCTACATGCGTACCCTGTGTGTCCATTTGGGTATGTTGCTCGGTGTTGGTGGACACATGCAGGAGCTGCGTCGTGTCAGATCTGGTGCTTTGTCCGAGAACGACAACCTCGTCACTCTGCATGATGTTATGGACGCCCAATGGGTTTATGACAACACCAGGGATGAGTCCTACCTGAGAAAGATCATACAGCCTCTGGAGActctgcttcttggttACAAGAGAATTGTCGTCAAGGACTCTGCTGTCAATGCAGTCTGCTACGGTGCCAAATTGATGATTCCAGGTTTGCTGCGCTACGAGGAGGGTATTGAACTTTACGACGAGGTGGTCTTGATGACCACCAAGGGTGAGGCTATTGCCATTGCCATTGCACAAATGTCCACCGTTGATCTCGCTACCTGCGACCACGGTGTGGTTGCCAAGGTGAAACGTTGCATCATGGAGAGAGACCTGTACCCAAGAAGATGGGGTCTAGGTCCTgttgctcaaaagaagaagcaaatgAAGGCTGACGGCAAGCTTGACAAGTACGGAAGAGTCAATGAGCAGACTCCAGAAGACTGGAAGAAGTCATACGTCTCTCACGAAGGAGACCAGCCTGCTGCCCAGGTCTCTTCTACCGTAACTGAGTCCGTTTCTGCTACTTCTGACTCTGCCCCTGTCCAGGAAATGGTAAAGGAAGTCAAGGTCGAAACCATTGTTAAGGAGAGcgaagacgacgaggacaaGGAAGAGTCGggcaagaaggaaaagaaggacaagaaagacaagaaagagaagaaggaaaagaaagagaagaaggaaaagaaggacaagaagagaaaggctGAAGGTGAGGAATCTGCagacaagaagaagaagaagtcgaagaaatAA
- a CDS encoding uncharacterized protein (similar to uniprot|P53980 Saccharomyces cerevisiae YNL011C Hypothetical ORF) — translation MNIVVLSGGTAANALLPAFEAVSRELCFMLPISDNGGSTSEILRVVGGPAIGDVRSRLVRLIRDDALARLLGYRLPNEVVAAKYEWNAIVDGTHDVWADFPSEVKDICRSFLVHMQGELLKKHKSSAPFQFEKASIGNLFLTGVRLFLGSLDASIELTHRVCRCDERISVVPCINTNHTHHISALLQNGDVITGQSQISHPSTQKLRSARRLRAATPALCAPNASTDSLVAPESFVHLRVQDTGHGRADSSHEQTGHGDNVSLSSSSSSEEDDDHEEYAYAGYIHPELKLSQLHFDKLDISEDQLLPAPVRRIFYINPYGEEVLPRGNSRAIGKLKTFDMIVYSVGSVVTSLLPIVILGNVAETIAENSRAAKVLLINNKYDRETFGLNGADIVQLVVDSMNRAVHNHRRRRKSNKSESTGDKTVWNEFVTDVVYLEKGEIPVDTYALNAQGVRTHAVDSDIFDNHMLANVLSSLQN, via the coding sequence ATGAACATCGTGGTGCTGTCGGGCGGTACTGCGGCCAATGCGTTACTTCCGGCATTTGAAGCAGTTTCGCGCGAGCTCTGCTTCATGCTGCCTATTTCCGACAACGGCGGATCGACTAGCGAGATCCTTCGTGTGGTTGGAGGGCCGGCCATCGGCGACGTGCGCTCGAGGCTGGTCCGGCTGATCCGCGACGACGCATTGGCGCGGCTGCTGGGGTACCGGCTGCCCAATGAGGTCGTTGCGGCGAAATATGAGTGGAATGCGATAGTGGACGGTACTCACGACGTATGGGCGGACTTCCCTAGCGAGGTCAAGGACATTTGCCGCTCTTTCCTCGTGCACATGCAAggcgagctgctcaagaaacaCAAGAGTTCCGCGCCCTTCCAGTTCGAAAAAGCAAGCATTGGCAACCTGTTCCTGACAGGCGTGCGGCTGTTCCTGGGGTCCCTGGACGCTTCGATAGAACTCACACACCGCGTGTGCCGCTGCGATGAGCGCATCAGTGTTGTTCCCTGCATCAACACGAACCACACACACCATATTTCGGCGCTTCTACAAAACGGCGACGTCATTACAGGCCAGTCTCAAATCTCGCATCCGTCAACACAAAAATTGAGGAGTGCCCGTCGATTACGGGCCGCAACGCCTGCTCTGTGCGCTCCCAACGCAAGCACAGATTCACTGGTGGCGCCTGAGAGTTTTGTGCATTTGCGTGTCCAAGACACGGGCCACGGCAGGGCAGATAGCAGTCATGAGCAGACTGGCCACGGTGACAATGTCTCCCTgtcctcctcgtcctcctcggaggaagacgatgaCCACGAGGAATATGCATACGCTGGCTACATCCATCCGGAGCTGAAGCTCTCGCAATTGCACTTCGATAAACTTGATATAAGCGAGGACCAATTGCTACCCGCGCCAGTTCGCCGCATCTTCTACATCAATCCTTATGGCGAGGAAGTCCTCCCGCGCGGCAATAGCAGAGCTATAGGTAAACTCAAAACCTTTGACATGATCGTGTACTCAGTGGGCTCTGTAGTGACAAGTCTCCTTCCTATAGTAATTCTCGGCAACGTCGCAGAGACCATTGCCGAGAACTCGCGCGCTGCTAAGGTCCTtctcatcaacaacaagtaTGATCGCGAGACATTTGGCCTCAACGGCGCGGACATAGTTCAATTGGTGGTGGACTCGATGAACAGGGCTGTGCATAACCACAGACGCAGGCGCAAGTCAAACAAATCAGAGAGCACTGGCGACAAAACCGTTTGGAACGAATTTGTTACCGACGTGGTGTACCTGGAGAAAGGCGAAATACCGGTTGACACTTATGCATTAAACGCTCAGGGCGTTCGCACACATGCTGTAGACTCAGACATATTTGACAACCATATGTTGGCCAACGTTCTGAGCTCTTTGCAAAACTAA
- the STP22 gene encoding ubiquitin-binding ESCRT-I subunit protein STP22 (similar to uniprot|P25604 Saccharomyces cerevisiae YCL008C STP22 Component of the ESCRT-I complex which is involved in ubiquitin-dependent sorting of proteins into the endosome homologous to the mouse and human Tsg101 tumor susceptibility gene mutants exhibit a Class E Vps phenotype) encodes MKGAQTYKLIRIVGFCLGVGRGGALVTVNLPYFQKPFLYFTLSTKSGASPPKQTAMNAVNLPPQVLDWLFKVLQPYYDARTTFRDVVFTLSENTALRPKTRVFTDFQGRSQLLLCLYGRLESVPVLVWVPLEYPIAAPYPFVDLEALRGARLRANSYVDANGAFSVPALDRWDPQVSTVGGLVSEMARAITEEPPVYMDEELQSPPIPPRAALVPTAVPNAVVDDLVRRVGASSLEDDISSRAPALPPKPPLGVASESSNTPVVPLPPRPPMVAPERSVETSYSSHSLQPPASIPTSPHDTPLPPRPPTKNSFSSQAYTDGQLDTQQTGNPAASVTTAPATPQPIPDLMGTDTGAESNSSHHHAIEELRHTIASLSEQDRQSVQETLKTRMYAVQNATAQFKHISDHEAAALKQFSQTLCSRRQALRENLDQVDLQLQKAQQYIQDYGPDTDLRSILAPEPAGVQQLRSLVAKDHAITDAIHALTRMLGQNSITLDIFIKKTRSLGRDQFLARVHINKILGQIQPRSN; translated from the exons ATGAAGGGTGCGCAAACTTACAAGCTCATCAGGATCGTCGGTTTTTGTCTTGGTGTTGGTCGCGGTGGTGCGCTGGTGACGGTTAATTTACcatattttcaaaaaccctTTCTATATTTTACTCTTTCTACGAAATCAGGAGCATCACCACCAAAACAGACGGCGATGAATGCAGTGAACCTGCCGCCGCAGGTGTTGGACtggcttttcaaggtccTACAACCA TACTACGATGCGAGAACGACATTCCGGGACGTGGTGTTCACATTGAGCGAGAACACGGCACTACGGCCCAAAACGCGTGTATTCACAGACTTTCAAGGAAGATCTCAGCTGCTCCTGTGCTTGTACGGGAGGCTTGAATCCGTACCCGTGCTGGTTTGGGTGCCCCTTGAGTACCCGATAGCGGCGCCTTACCCGTTTGTTGACCTCGAGGCACTGCGCGGTGCACGCCTACGAGCCAATTCGTACGTGGACGCAAACGGCGCTTTTTCAGTGCCGGCGCTCGATCGGTGGGACCCGCAGGTCTCGACCGTGGGTGGGCTAGTGAGCGAAATGGCGCGTGCTATAACTGAAGAGCCGCCAGTATAcatggatgaagagcttcaaagcccGCCCATCCCACCGCGTGCTGCGCTTGTCCCTACAGCCGTTCCCAATGCTGTGGTCGACGACCTGGTGCGCCGAGTTGGCGCTTCCAGCCTGGAGGACGACATTTCATCACGCGCGCCGGCCCTGCCGCCCAAGCCTCCTCTGGGTGTTGCATCTGAAAGCTCTAACACTCCTGTTGTACCTCTACCTCCCAGGCCTCCTATGGTTGCGCCCGAGCGTTCTGTTGAAACCTCGTATTCCTCACACTCTCTGCAGCCGCCTGCCAGCATACCCACTTCTCCTCATGATACGCCACTTCCTCCCAGGCCTCCTACCAAAAACTCCTTCTCAAGCCAAGCATATACAGACGGCCAACTAGATACTCAACAGACTGGAAACCCTGCTGCCAGTGTCACAACTGCCCCGGCGACGCCACAGCCAATCCCTGACCTTATGGGCACTGACACGGGCGCCGAGAGCAACTCCTCACATCATCACGCTATAGAAGAGCTCCGTCACACTATTGCTTCGCTCAGCGAGCAGGACCGCCAATCAGTTCAGGAGACGCTAAAGACCCGCATGTATGCGGTGCAAAACGCGACAGCACAGTTCAAACACATCAGCGATCACGAGGCTGCTGCCCTAAAGCAGTTCAGCCAGACGCTGTGCTCCAGGCGCCAGGCTCTGCGAGAAAATCTGGATCAAGTCGATCTGCAGCTACAAAAAGCGCAACAATACATCCAAGACTATGGGCCGGACACAGACTTGCGCTCAATTCTTGCTCCGGAGCCTGCAGGAGTTCAACAGCTTCGCAGTCTAGTTGCTAAGGACCATGCCATCACAGATGCCATTCATGCCCTCACCCGCATGCTCGGCCAAAACTCGATCACGCTTGACATATTCATAAAGAAGACTCGCTCCTTGGGCAGGGATCAATTCCTCGCGCGCGTGCATATAAACAAAATACTGGGGCAGATCCAACCTCGCAGTAACTAG
- the SPO1 gene encoding putative carboxylic ester hydrolase (similar to uniprot|P53541 Saccharomyces cerevisiae YNL012W SPO1 Meiosis-specific protein with similarity to phospholipase B), which yields MRGKLEVFMRSLNVRAADVENLVNISHQQINMGLAVSGGGYRSMLTGSGFLLGMQEYGLVDCLNYITGVSGGSWILAKLISNGFDFDSLGQWELERSLLEGVPDLDIPDGNVATMLETNNLSEIFKADKWFYDKLTQASGLWKRNADPQPLDIFEQFYSELEQYTQLQPLGRLESRNPKPLSRITKAVARLFSSGGGKEEQVNKLLNASNEFRQVVQTYVALHLKVKSKKFEGFPLSFTDYWGHALIGAIAPSSEAKSVSSLLDQSPAFQNFKTPLPIFVANCKNKDLENAVFEFTPFEFGSWNSLGLFVKLRFLGSKIVAGQALKCFTGFDEVGFLAATSSSLFNNVLVYVWHLVAPSMDMRMAVRAIFSAFNLHGIKAEIEASNGGKEFSHPEYAIYQPNPFFGYPGKNNILAEQDQLYLVDGGEDGENIPIGPLLIEQRRLDVIFALDSSSDMGSFPNGSMLRNFYENHEIKSSSSSGPFNLLPYIPPSGEFVNEGLLSRPVAFGCHLESFPELYGRNQGNLSAVPLPPIIIYHANSEHSFPSNMSTFKLRYTADEVQKMIQNGKDIFNFDSSPKYKRCLACIISKRSYDRATIDSEEAPLPFFCEVCFSEYCYN from the coding sequence ATGAGAGGCAAGCTGGAGGTTTTTATGAGAAGTCTAAACGTAAGAGCCGCCGACGTTGAAAACTTGGTTAATATTTCTCACCAGCAAATAAACATGGGGCTTGCAGTGTCAGGAGGTGGTTATAGATCAATGCTTACCGGATCAGGTTTCTTATTAGGAATGCAAGAGTATGGTTTGGTTGACTGCCTCAACTACATCACTGGAGTTTCAGGCGGTAGCTGGATCCTTGCGAAATTGATATCAAATGGGTTTGATTTCGACTCACTTGGACAATGGGAATTGGAAAGGAGCCTGCTTGAAGGCGTGCCAGACCTTGACATCCCCGACGGAAATGTCGCTACAATGCTAGAGACCAACAATCTCAGTGAAATATTCAAGGCTGATAAGTGGTTTTACGATAAACTAACTCAAGCGTCAGggctttggaaaagaaATGCAGACCCTCAACCTCTTGATATATTTGAACAATTTTACTCGGAGCTAGAACAATATACACAACTTCAACCGCTGGGCAGACTAGAGAGCCGAAATCCGAAACCACTTTCAAGAATCACAAAAGCCGTAGCTCGACTTTTCTCTTCTGGGGGAGGGAAAGAGGAACAGGTAAATAAACTGTTAAATGCCTCAAATGAGTTTCGTCAGGTCGTTCAAACTTATGTTGCTCTTCACCTCAAGGTCAaatccaagaaatttgaggGGTTTCCTTTATCATTCACAGATTATTGGGGACACGCTTTAATAGGTGCCATCGCGCCGTCATCCGAAGCAAAGTCAGTGAGTTCTTTGCTAGACCAAAGCCCCGCATTCCAGAACTTTAAGACGCCTTTGCCGATCTTTGTTGCCAActgcaaaaacaaagaccttgaaaaTGCAGTATTTGAATTCACGCCTTTTGAGTTTGGGTCATGGAACAGCCTAGGGCTTTTTGTGAAGCTTCGCTTCCTAGGTTCTAAAATTGTGGCCGGTCAGGCTCTCAAATGCTTCACAGGGTTTGATGAAGTGGGATTTTTAGCCGCcacctcttcttcactgTTCAACAACGTCCTAGTTTATGTGTGGCATCTTGTTGCTCCATCGATGGATATGCGTATGGCAGTAAGGGCCATTTTTAGCGCATTCAATCTTCATGGTATCAAGGCAGAAATCGAGGCGTCCAATGGCGGCAAAGAATTTAGTCACCCTGAATATGCAATCTATCAGCCGAACCCATTTTTCGGGTACCCGGGAAAGAATAACATACTAGCTGAGCAGGACCAACTATACCTTGTCGATGGCGGTGAAGACGGCGAAAATATTCCAATCGGTCCACTGCTAattgaacaaagaagatTAGATGTTATTTTTGCACTGGATTCAAGTTCCGATATGGGCAGTTTTCCCAATGGTTCCATGCTTCGAAATTTTTACGAAAATCATGAAATAAAGAGTTCTAGTTCTAGTGGCCCTTTCAATTTGCTGCCTTATATTCCTCCAAGCGGTGAATTCGTCAACGAGGGCTTACTGTCACGCCCTGTTGCCTTTGGCTGTCACTTAGAAAGCTTCCCAGAACTTTATGGTAGAAATCAAGGAAATCTCAGCGCGGTACCACTGCCTCCTATAATAATCTACCATGCGAATTCAGAGCATTCATTCCCATCTAATATGTCAACTTTTAAATTACGATACACCGCTGATGAGGTGCAGAAAATGATTCAAAATGGTAAAGACATCTTTAATTTTGATTCCAGCCCAAAGTACAAAAGGTGCTTAGCCTGTATTATATCCAAAAGGTCATACGACAGAGCCACAATAGACAGTGAGGAAGCGCCCCTTCCATTCTTCTGTGAAGTGTGCTTTAGTGAGTACTGCTATAATTGA